The Kiritimatiellaceae bacterium genome contains a region encoding:
- a CDS encoding DUF3047 domain-containing protein, which produces MKTAAYSVLCGCALFCSPASAQRITFDSIPSGWDVQGKPFTREAVFKIQNDPEQPGHRWLSMTAGKATASLLSGSTLNVDLKKTPILRWRWRVTVLPTGADGRDPEKDDQAIGLYISSGSRFKQQSIAYRWETQPPSGADGVARYAAGTVSIKWFALRDESHADGKTFFVEERNLAEDFQKAFGAIPERIGIGISCNSQYTGSNAEAQLDWIEFCESR; this is translated from the coding sequence ATGAAAACAGCAGCATACTCTGTACTTTGCGGGTGCGCGCTGTTCTGCTCTCCCGCCTCCGCCCAGCGCATCACGTTCGATTCCATCCCGTCCGGCTGGGACGTGCAGGGCAAGCCGTTCACCCGGGAAGCTGTCTTCAAAATTCAGAACGACCCGGAACAGCCCGGCCACCGCTGGCTTTCGATGACCGCCGGCAAAGCCACCGCCTCGCTATTATCGGGAAGCACCCTGAATGTTGATTTGAAAAAAACGCCGATCCTGCGCTGGCGCTGGAGGGTCACCGTTCTGCCGACCGGAGCCGACGGCCGCGACCCGGAAAAGGACGACCAGGCCATCGGCCTCTACATCAGCTCCGGAAGCCGGTTCAAACAACAGTCCATTGCCTACCGCTGGGAAACTCAGCCGCCGTCCGGCGCGGACGGCGTTGCGCGGTACGCCGCAGGAACCGTTTCGATTAAATGGTTCGCGCTCCGCGACGAAAGCCATGCCGATGGAAAAACTTTTTTTGTTGAAGAGCGGAACCTCGCCGAAGATTTCCAAAAAGCGTTCGGCGCGATTCCGGAGCGCATCGGCATCGGAATTTCCTGCAACAGCCAGTACACCGGCTCAAACGCCGAAGCCCAGCTCGACTGGATTGAGTTCTGCGAATCCAGATAA
- a CDS encoding phosphatidylserine decarboxylase family protein gives MKLTKHGLREWLGGAVIALLLSLAWGWLAINVSRTAGCVLLGITWLLWLAVAAFFRVPDRKIIADPAALVSPADGVVRDIEEVEDHGIEIFAGQKLTRIGIFLSVLDVHVNRAPCDMEVKYRKYKEGRFLDARDNRCAKENESLLIAGTGSAGGRKFPVAIRQISGAIARRIVCIPQPGAVLKKGEIYGMIKFGSRTELYFPGESGITVCVRIGDKVRSGSTLMGRIEN, from the coding sequence ATGAAACTAACAAAACATGGATTAAGAGAATGGCTGGGCGGCGCGGTGATTGCGTTGCTGCTGTCGCTGGCCTGGGGCTGGCTGGCCATAAATGTCAGCCGGACGGCGGGGTGCGTTCTGCTGGGAATCACCTGGCTTCTATGGCTGGCCGTCGCGGCCTTCTTCCGCGTTCCGGATCGCAAAATCATTGCCGATCCGGCGGCACTGGTTTCGCCGGCCGACGGCGTGGTGCGCGACATCGAAGAGGTCGAAGATCACGGCATTGAAATTTTCGCCGGACAGAAACTGACACGCATCGGGATTTTCCTCTCCGTGCTGGACGTACATGTAAACCGTGCGCCGTGCGACATGGAAGTGAAATACCGGAAGTATAAAGAAGGCCGGTTTCTGGATGCGCGCGACAACCGGTGCGCCAAAGAAAACGAATCTCTCCTCATCGCCGGAACCGGTTCGGCTGGCGGCAGGAAATTTCCGGTCGCCATCCGGCAGATTTCCGGCGCAATCGCCCGGCGGATTGTCTGCATTCCGCAACCCGGCGCCGTTTTGAAGAAAGGTGAGATTTACGGAATGATCAAATTCGGATCGCGTACCGAGTTGTATTTCCCCGGCGAAAGCGGCATAACCGTCTGCGTCCGGATCGGTGACAAGGTCCGGTCCGGAAGCACCCTGATGGGCCGGATTGAAAATTGA
- a CDS encoding DUF2062 domain-containing protein produces the protein MRKRSGKSLKFYLRLMRHPGTPESVGRGVASGLFSAFITPIGQMPLALLLALLFRGAKGSALLATWVTNPLNMPVVYPVQCYLGSFIIGNPLSYELIKRMVLDALHNPSMKTAWALGGELVACFLAGGILFGLLSAVPGYFLTTEMARRYRARRAGRKELRMNRRKTEEILR, from the coding sequence ATGCGTAAACGGTCGGGAAAATCGTTAAAATTCTACCTGCGATTGATGCGGCATCCGGGCACTCCTGAAAGTGTTGGACGCGGTGTCGCGTCCGGTTTGTTTTCAGCCTTCATAACGCCCATCGGTCAGATGCCGCTGGCCCTTCTGCTGGCCTTGTTGTTTCGCGGCGCAAAAGGTTCGGCACTACTGGCTACATGGGTCACCAATCCCCTCAACATGCCCGTGGTTTATCCCGTCCAGTGTTACTTGGGCAGCTTCATCATCGGAAATCCGCTGTCGTATGAGCTGATTAAACGGATGGTTTTGGACGCTCTTCATAATCCGTCTATGAAAACGGCGTGGGCGCTGGGCGGCGAACTGGTTGCCTGCTTTTTGGCGGGCGGCATACTTTTTGGCCTATTGTCGGCGGTGCCGGGATATTTTCTCACAACAGAAATGGCGCGGCGCTACCGGGCGCGACGGGCCGGGCGAAAAGAGTTGAGAATGAACCGCCGGAAAACAGAGGAGATTTTAAGATGA
- a CDS encoding DUF2062 domain-containing protein translates to MRKRPGKWLMFFLRLVRHPGTPESVGRGVAAGLFSAFIIPAGHMPLAFLLAMLVRGARGSAVLSTWIINPLTLSVVYPVQCYLGSFIVGNPLSYALIKKLVMDFFDNLSWKTAAALGGELLASFLAGGLLLGSLAAVIGYFCTTEMARRYRARRSND, encoded by the coding sequence ATGCGTAAGCGGCCGGGAAAGTGGTTGATGTTTTTTTTGCGGTTGGTGCGGCATCCGGGCACTCCTGAGAGTGTCGGTCGCGGCGTTGCGGCGGGGCTGTTTTCAGCCTTCATCATCCCGGCCGGTCATATGCCGCTGGCATTTCTGCTGGCCATGCTGGTGCGCGGAGCGCGCGGCTCCGCTGTCCTCTCGACCTGGATTATCAATCCGCTCACGCTTTCTGTGGTTTATCCCGTCCAATGCTATCTGGGCAGCTTCATCGTCGGAAATCCTCTGTCGTATGCGCTGATTAAGAAGCTGGTCATGGATTTTTTTGACAATCTGTCCTGGAAAACGGCGGCGGCTCTGGGTGGCGAACTGCTGGCTTCGTTTTTGGCAGGCGGACTGCTTTTGGGCTCTCTGGCGGCGGTCATTGGCTATTTTTGCACAACGGAAATGGCGCGGCGCTACCGGGCACGGCGAAGCAATGACTAA
- the era gene encoding GTPase Era, translating into MDEAISSEMRTGVVAVVGRTNVGKSTLLNALVGEKVSIVSDTVQTTRNIIRAILTEPRGQLVFLDTPGVHKAMGELGKNLNKMARSSVNGADAVLLVLDASSKPWQEDDGWMRRLAAEATPCLILLNKTDMGTAFVEEYRALWKAIAAEKNTTIQPVWIEGSALKGGGMPELTAALFAMVPQGPPLFPEDILTDYPRKLNMADVIREKLFERLHDELPHCVAVWVETITEGETEWKVDADIYIERHSQKGIVIGEKGRLLKSVKHHAEKELAEMYGLPVRLSLWVKVEKDWRKNFWILKKLGYA; encoded by the coding sequence ATGGATGAAGCAATCAGCAGCGAAATGCGCACCGGCGTGGTGGCGGTGGTCGGGCGGACGAACGTCGGCAAGTCCACACTGCTCAACGCGCTGGTCGGGGAAAAGGTGAGCATTGTCAGCGATACGGTGCAAACCACGCGCAATATTATCCGCGCCATCCTGACGGAGCCGCGCGGACAGCTTGTCTTTCTCGACACGCCCGGTGTTCACAAGGCGATGGGCGAGCTGGGGAAAAACCTCAACAAGATGGCGCGTTCCTCGGTGAACGGCGCCGACGCCGTACTGCTGGTGCTGGACGCTTCGTCCAAACCCTGGCAGGAAGACGACGGCTGGATGCGTCGCCTCGCCGCCGAAGCAACTCCCTGCCTGATTCTGCTCAATAAAACCGACATGGGTACGGCGTTCGTTGAGGAATACCGGGCGCTATGGAAAGCGATTGCGGCAGAAAAAAATACGACGATTCAACCGGTCTGGATTGAAGGTTCGGCGCTCAAAGGCGGCGGAATGCCGGAGCTGACCGCCGCGCTGTTTGCCATGGTTCCGCAAGGGCCGCCGCTTTTTCCGGAAGATATTCTCACCGACTATCCGCGCAAACTGAACATGGCCGACGTCATCCGCGAAAAACTTTTCGAGCGGCTCCACGACGAACTGCCGCACTGCGTCGCCGTCTGGGTCGAGACGATTACCGAAGGAGAAACCGAGTGGAAGGTTGATGCCGATATTTATATTGAGCGCCATTCCCAGAAAGGCATCGTCATCGGAGAAAAAGGCCGTCTGCTCAAGTCGGTGAAACATCACGCCGAAAAAGAGCTGGCGGAAATGTACGGTCTGCCGGTTCGCCTGAGTCTCTGGGTGAAAGTCGAAAAAGACTGGCGGAAGAACTTCTGGATTCTCAAGAAGCTCGGGTACGCATAA
- a CDS encoding AsmA family protein — MKKVKKILLITGAVILVLIVVLMLSLGAIIKTAVTTAGPKLAGVPIQLAKVTVNPFSGLVHIKGLVIGNPQGFNTPSAMELSEFKVDIAMSSLLSDTIVIKQILINAPQITYEKGLKSSNLSTLQENLAPKQAAAPKAEAAPAPEKKKGAAKKVIIEDFQLNGAKVNMTITALGGKTMTLPLPDIKMKDIGKQSGGANPAEVISEVFDSITKAVVEAASSVGDAAGKALKDAGGVATDAAKGATDAAKGAADSIKKGIGGLLGK; from the coding sequence ATGAAGAAAGTGAAGAAAATTCTACTGATCACAGGTGCGGTTATTCTGGTTCTGATTGTTGTCCTGATGCTCTCCCTCGGAGCGATCATCAAAACAGCCGTGACGACGGCGGGGCCGAAACTGGCCGGAGTTCCAATCCAGCTTGCCAAAGTCACAGTCAATCCGTTTAGCGGACTGGTGCATATCAAAGGCCTCGTCATCGGCAATCCGCAGGGATTCAATACGCCGAGCGCCATGGAGCTTAGCGAATTCAAAGTAGATATCGCCATGTCTTCGCTCCTCAGCGACACCATCGTCATCAAGCAGATTCTGATCAATGCGCCGCAGATCACTTACGAAAAGGGTCTGAAATCCAGCAACTTGAGCACCCTTCAGGAAAATCTTGCGCCGAAGCAGGCCGCCGCCCCGAAAGCCGAAGCCGCTCCGGCTCCGGAAAAGAAAAAAGGCGCCGCCAAGAAAGTCATCATCGAAGACTTCCAGCTCAACGGAGCCAAAGTCAATATGACCATCACCGCGCTGGGCGGAAAGACGATGACCCTGCCGCTGCCGGATATTAAAATGAAAGATATCGGCAAACAGTCCGGCGGAGCCAATCCGGCCGAAGTGATCTCGGAAGTATTCGACTCCATCACCAAAGCCGTTGTTGAAGCCGCCTCTTCCGTCGGTGACGCCGCCGGAAAAGCGCTCAAAGACGCTGGCGGAGTCGCCACCGACGCCGCCAAAGGCGCCACGGATGCTGCTAAAGGCGCAGCAGACTCCATCAAAAAAGGTATCGGCGGACTGCTGGGAAAATAA
- a CDS encoding beta-ketoacyl-ACP synthase 3, with translation MQTLDTQLFLGLYRHMLASRKADAVQEDAAQRGEAFFYIPSSGHESMAALAPHLTPTDWLHCHYRDRALMLARGITQKDLLLDLLGKTGSPTEGRNMPGFACNRKLNLFGAPTGVGSNTLQAVGVAQAIKTGKDIVYCGIGDGGTQEGEFFEAIAEAVRSQLPVLFVVQNNRYALSTPSKGRTFFSLPDGDAKEFYGLPILRADGTDAVETHRVFGDAISKIRKTRGPQIVVLDVERLTSHTNADDHTLYRSAADIREMREKADPILILAEKLIAAGIPETQLKAIEHEVNQELSVAFDDARKAKNAKTELSAKRPLPAKLTNAKNETRADGDALTMLEAMRAVLRNRLGTDADVYLYGEDIEDPKGDVFGLTRGLSTAFPGQVINAPLSESTIVGAAIGQALVGKKPVACIQFADFMLPAFNQIAAELGAMWWRTNGQWECPVILMAICGAYRPGLGPYHAQTFDATFAHIPGLDVFMPSTAPDAAGLLNAAFESGRPTVFLFPKNLINDRSVTAAADASKQFVPIGKARVTRPGRDLTIVSWGSTVPLCEKTAEALQVAGASVEVIDLRSLVPWDQDAVIASAQKTGRLLVVHEDNHTCGFGGEVLATVAEKANVPVQMARVTRHDTYIPYLFETQIEVLPSFRTVLGKAAELLGYSLTWQKPVEEAEGSVTVNAIGSSPSDKTVKVTELHIKAGQAVEAGELLASVEADKATMEISSPVSGTVEELFLAEGDSVDVGTPLARIVTKEVSLIKKPVTKDDPGTPVLEKRAAAVLEKRAAVEHKPAIISSIATVLGSRHIKNEELLQGHGEWDSEAIRSRTGCENRYWITGDENVETLAVKAVRDLLEMEKLVLADIDAIVCSTGTPLMMTPSLACRVLKELSPPKGEVQMQAHDVSAACAGYMYALQNAVDILRDDPSKKVLIISAETLSPMINHEDQKTLALFGDAATASLVSCEPRGGNVNVLVNRPVLSAVGVDQKVLYVPHMGTGEKIEMEGLTVFKIAVRKMIDILAEACKNRNISVEQLDKIVPHQANERIIEAIRKTIHCPPEKMFNHIRKYANTSSNTIPFALVELMPQMKKDALVGLTAFGGGFTFGAAVIEKQ, from the coding sequence ATGCAAACTTTAGACACCCAACTTTTTCTCGGCCTCTACCGTCACATGCTCGCGTCGCGTAAAGCCGACGCCGTTCAGGAAGACGCCGCCCAGCGCGGCGAGGCCTTTTTCTATATTCCTTCGTCCGGCCACGAATCCATGGCGGCGCTCGCGCCCCATCTGACGCCGACCGACTGGCTCCACTGCCACTACCGCGACCGCGCCCTAATGCTTGCCCGCGGCATCACCCAGAAAGATCTGCTTCTCGACCTGCTCGGCAAAACCGGCTCGCCGACCGAAGGCCGCAATATGCCCGGCTTCGCCTGCAACCGGAAACTGAATTTGTTCGGCGCGCCGACCGGCGTCGGCAGCAACACGCTGCAAGCCGTCGGCGTGGCGCAAGCCATCAAAACCGGCAAAGACATCGTCTATTGCGGCATCGGTGACGGCGGTACACAGGAAGGTGAATTTTTTGAAGCGATCGCCGAAGCCGTCCGCTCACAGCTTCCGGTTCTCTTCGTCGTTCAGAACAACCGCTACGCGCTTTCGACTCCGTCCAAGGGCCGCACCTTTTTCTCTCTGCCGGACGGCGATGCCAAGGAATTTTACGGTCTGCCGATTCTGCGCGCCGACGGTACCGATGCCGTCGAGACACACCGCGTATTCGGCGACGCGATTTCCAAGATTCGGAAAACCCGCGGCCCGCAAATCGTCGTTCTGGACGTCGAGCGGCTGACCAGCCACACCAACGCCGACGACCACACGCTTTACCGTTCCGCCGCCGACATCCGCGAAATGCGCGAAAAGGCCGACCCGATTCTGATTCTGGCGGAAAAACTGATCGCCGCAGGAATTCCAGAAACCCAGCTCAAGGCCATTGAGCACGAAGTAAATCAGGAACTCAGTGTCGCTTTCGACGACGCCCGCAAAGCGAAGAACGCCAAAACGGAACTTAGCGCCAAAAGGCCGCTGCCGGCAAAACTGACCAACGCGAAAAACGAAACCCGCGCTGACGGCGACGCGCTCACCATGCTCGAAGCGATGCGCGCCGTACTCCGCAACCGCCTCGGCACCGACGCCGATGTTTACCTCTACGGCGAAGATATCGAAGATCCGAAGGGCGATGTGTTCGGCCTGACGCGCGGACTGAGCACCGCGTTCCCCGGACAGGTCATCAACGCGCCGCTCAGCGAATCCACGATTGTCGGCGCGGCTATCGGCCAGGCGCTGGTCGGCAAAAAACCGGTCGCCTGTATTCAGTTCGCCGACTTCATGCTGCCCGCTTTCAATCAAATCGCCGCCGAACTCGGCGCGATGTGGTGGCGTACCAACGGACAGTGGGAATGCCCCGTGATCCTGATGGCGATTTGCGGCGCCTACCGCCCCGGTCTCGGCCCGTATCATGCGCAAACCTTCGACGCCACATTCGCGCACATTCCCGGCCTCGACGTCTTTATGCCGTCCACCGCGCCGGATGCCGCCGGACTGCTCAACGCCGCGTTTGAATCCGGACGTCCGACCGTTTTTCTCTTCCCGAAAAATCTGATCAACGACCGTTCCGTCACCGCCGCTGCCGACGCATCAAAACAGTTCGTGCCGATCGGCAAGGCGCGCGTCACCCGTCCGGGCCGCGACCTGACGATTGTCAGCTGGGGCAGTACGGTTCCGCTGTGCGAAAAAACTGCCGAAGCGCTTCAAGTCGCTGGAGCATCTGTCGAAGTGATTGATCTGCGCTCGCTGGTTCCGTGGGATCAGGACGCCGTCATCGCCTCCGCACAGAAAACCGGCCGACTGCTCGTCGTCCACGAAGATAATCACACCTGCGGGTTCGGCGGTGAAGTGCTGGCCACCGTCGCCGAAAAAGCGAACGTACCGGTGCAGATGGCGCGCGTCACGCGGCACGACACCTACATCCCCTACCTTTTTGAAACGCAGATTGAAGTCCTGCCTTCCTTCCGCACCGTGCTCGGCAAAGCCGCCGAACTGCTCGGCTATTCGCTGACGTGGCAGAAGCCGGTCGAAGAAGCCGAAGGCTCCGTCACCGTCAACGCCATCGGCTCCAGCCCGTCCGATAAAACGGTCAAAGTCACCGAACTGCACATTAAAGCGGGACAGGCGGTCGAGGCTGGCGAACTGCTCGCCTCCGTTGAAGCCGATAAAGCAACGATGGAAATTTCATCGCCGGTCAGCGGCACGGTCGAGGAGTTGTTCCTTGCCGAAGGCGATTCGGTCGATGTCGGCACGCCGCTCGCCCGTATCGTCACCAAAGAAGTCAGCCTGATCAAAAAACCGGTCACCAAGGACGATCCCGGTACACCGGTTCTGGAAAAACGGGCGGCGGCCGTTCTGGAAAAACGGGCGGCGGTTGAACATAAGCCGGCGATCATCTCCTCTATCGCCACGGTACTCGGCTCGCGCCACATAAAAAACGAAGAGCTGTTACAGGGACATGGCGAGTGGGATTCCGAAGCAATCCGTTCACGCACCGGCTGCGAAAACCGCTACTGGATTACCGGCGACGAAAACGTCGAAACGCTGGCCGTCAAAGCCGTCCGCGACCTGCTGGAAATGGAAAAACTGGTGCTGGCCGATATCGACGCCATCGTCTGCTCGACCGGCACACCGCTGATGATGACCCCGTCGCTCGCCTGCCGCGTTCTCAAAGAACTCAGCCCGCCAAAGGGCGAAGTTCAGATGCAGGCGCACGATGTCAGCGCCGCCTGCGCCGGCTATATGTACGCTTTGCAGAACGCAGTCGATATTCTGCGCGATGATCCGTCGAAGAAAGTCCTCATCATCTCAGCCGAAACGCTGTCACCGATGATCAATCATGAAGACCAGAAGACGCTCGCGCTCTTCGGCGACGCCGCAACGGCTTCGCTCGTTTCCTGCGAACCGCGCGGCGGCAACGTCAACGTACTGGTCAACCGTCCCGTTCTTTCAGCCGTCGGCGTCGATCAGAAGGTGCTCTATGTTCCGCACATGGGAACCGGCGAAAAAATTGAAATGGAAGGCCTTACCGTCTTCAAAATCGCCGTGCGCAAGATGATCGATATTCTGGCTGAAGCCTGCAAAAACCGGAACATTTCCGTCGAACAGCTCGATAAGATTGTGCCGCATCAGGCCAACGAGCGGATTATCGAGGCGATCCGCAAAACGATCCACTGCCCGCCGGAAAAAATGTTCAACCACATCCGCAAATACGCCAACACCTCGTCGAACACCATCCCGTTCGCGCTGGTTGAGCTGATGCCGCAAATGAAAAAAGACGCGCTCGTCGGCCTCACCGCGTTCGGCGGCGGCTTCACCTTCGGTGCCGCAGTCATTGAGAAGCAATAG
- a CDS encoding YgiQ family radical SAM protein, with amino-acid sequence MAETKQFLPMTRAEMKVRGWDELDVLIITGDAYIDHPAFGAAVIGRVLEADGWRVGIIAQPDWTDAASLTVMGRPRLFCGITAGNLDSMLSHYTAARRKRKEDSYTPGGATGKRPNLAGMVYTQLAKKAFPGVVTVLGGIEASLRRTAHYDYWQDKLRPSILQDSKADLLVYGMGERAIREVAKRLVGQGCRSLQSLPHNNGATLPAVESLYPESLCGDRHTLPNTGSASYNAILSGIPGTARLLGGKESVEQDFLKCIKLPSFEECQADKKAVLELTRLTEREQNPFTGKPLIQFHGARAVLIEPPAQPLTSAEMDRVYELPYLRLPHPSYKEPVPAFTMIKESVTVVRGCGGGCAFCGLGLHQGRFLTSRSEDSVVREVNTMTAMPSFSGTITDLGGPTANLYGCANGVCEACKVCRRASCLFPKICPNLELDAESAIHLMKRVRELAKVKHVFIQSGIRMDVALRNPKYIRELAKHHVSGHLKVAPEHMHPNVLKKMRKPGPETFCEFQKVFDEENRAAGKKQYLVPYFISNFPGSTEGEMKAVEKFVRAEEWKLQQVQDFIPLPMTPAAAVYYTGLDYETGEPVPVIRGLAERRTQMKQLRPHSRKNR; translated from the coding sequence ATGGCTGAAACCAAACAATTTTTACCGATGACGCGGGCGGAGATGAAGGTGCGCGGCTGGGACGAGCTGGATGTACTGATTATCACCGGCGACGCCTATATTGATCATCCGGCGTTCGGCGCGGCGGTGATCGGCCGTGTTCTTGAAGCCGACGGCTGGCGGGTCGGCATTATCGCCCAGCCGGACTGGACGGATGCGGCGTCGCTGACCGTGATGGGCCGTCCGCGCCTGTTTTGCGGAATCACGGCGGGCAATCTTGATTCGATGCTGTCGCATTACACCGCCGCGCGGCGCAAGCGCAAAGAAGATTCCTACACGCCGGGCGGCGCGACCGGCAAGCGCCCCAATCTGGCGGGGATGGTTTATACGCAGCTGGCGAAAAAGGCATTTCCGGGTGTGGTGACGGTGCTCGGCGGAATCGAAGCGAGTCTGCGGCGCACGGCGCATTACGATTATTGGCAGGACAAGCTGCGTCCGTCGATTTTGCAGGATTCCAAGGCCGACCTTCTGGTGTACGGAATGGGCGAGCGGGCGATCCGTGAGGTCGCGAAGCGGCTTGTAGGACAGGGTTGCCGTTCATTGCAGTCACTGCCCCATAATAATGGGGCCACTCTCCCGGCGGTCGAGTCTCTGTATCCAGAGAGCCTGTGCGGCGATAGACACACGCTCCCGAATACGGGAAGCGCGTCCTACAATGCCATTTTGTCGGGAATCCCTGGAACGGCGCGGTTGCTCGGTGGTAAGGAGTCGGTGGAGCAGGACTTTTTAAAATGCATCAAGCTACCGTCGTTTGAGGAATGTCAGGCGGATAAGAAGGCGGTGCTGGAGCTGACGCGGCTGACGGAGCGCGAGCAGAATCCGTTTACCGGAAAACCGCTGATCCAGTTTCATGGCGCGCGGGCTGTACTGATTGAGCCGCCCGCTCAACCGCTGACCTCGGCGGAAATGGATCGCGTTTATGAACTTCCATATCTGCGCTTGCCGCATCCTTCCTATAAAGAGCCGGTTCCGGCGTTCACGATGATCAAGGAATCGGTGACGGTGGTGCGCGGTTGCGGCGGCGGATGCGCTTTTTGCGGACTCGGATTGCATCAGGGCCGTTTCCTGACCAGCCGTTCGGAGGATTCGGTCGTCCGCGAAGTGAATACGATGACGGCGATGCCGTCATTTTCCGGCACGATCACCGATCTGGGCGGGCCGACGGCGAATCTGTACGGCTGCGCCAACGGCGTTTGTGAGGCGTGTAAAGTCTGCCGCCGGGCGAGCTGTCTCTTTCCGAAAATCTGCCCGAACCTTGAGTTGGATGCTGAGTCGGCGATTCATCTGATGAAGCGTGTCCGCGAACTGGCGAAGGTGAAGCATGTTTTCATTCAGTCCGGCATCCGCATGGATGTGGCGCTGCGGAATCCGAAATATATCCGCGAGCTGGCGAAGCACCATGTGTCCGGCCATCTGAAAGTGGCGCCGGAACACATGCATCCGAACGTGCTGAAAAAAATGCGTAAGCCGGGGCCGGAAACATTCTGTGAATTCCAGAAGGTGTTTGATGAAGAAAACCGCGCGGCGGGCAAAAAGCAGTATCTGGTGCCGTACTTCATTTCAAACTTCCCTGGCTCGACCGAGGGCGAGATGAAGGCGGTCGAAAAGTTTGTCCGCGCCGAGGAATGGAAACTTCAGCAGGTGCAGGATTTTATTCCGCTACCGATGACGCCTGCCGCTGCCGTTTATTATACCGGCCTCGACTACGAAACTGGGGAGCCGGTTCCGGTTATTCGCGGGCTGGCGGAACGCCGAACCCAGATGAAACAGCTTCGTCCGCATAGCCGGAAAAATAGATAA